From a single Bacteroidota bacterium genomic region:
- the murB gene encoding UDP-N-acetylmuramate dehydrogenase — MPVEKNISLKPYNTFGIDVKAKYLLSIDSTENLREALTDDHLKHQDRLILGGGSNILFTRDVDGLVLLNRISGIEIIRQDDQRVWVRAGAGETWHDLVMWSIEQGLGGMENLSLIPGSVGAGPMQNIGAYGVELKDSFYELDALQLDTMEIRKFSAADCKFGYRESVFKHELKNRFFITHVTFCLSRNPQLNTSYGAIAQELQHMGITVPGVRDVSNAVINIRRSKLPDPKVLGNAGSFFKNPEVDQQVFDQLKAAHPNVVGYPTLPGKVKLAAGWLIEQCGWKGKVVGHTGSHKDQALVLVNYGEATGKEIYELALKIRDSVIEKFGVRIDPEVNVY, encoded by the coding sequence ATGCCTGTCGAGAAGAACATATCTCTAAAACCCTACAACACTTTTGGCATTGACGTCAAAGCAAAATATTTATTAAGCATTGACAGCACAGAAAACTTACGCGAAGCACTCACCGACGATCATCTGAAACACCAGGACCGCCTCATCCTTGGCGGAGGAAGCAATATCCTCTTCACCCGCGATGTAGATGGACTGGTATTGCTCAACCGGATTTCCGGAATTGAAATAATACGCCAGGACGATCAACGGGTTTGGGTACGAGCCGGAGCAGGAGAGACCTGGCATGATTTGGTGATGTGGTCTATAGAACAAGGACTGGGAGGAATGGAGAACCTCAGTCTGATTCCCGGTAGTGTAGGAGCGGGGCCCATGCAAAACATCGGCGCGTACGGAGTAGAACTGAAAGATTCTTTTTATGAACTGGATGCCTTGCAACTGGACACGATGGAAATCCGTAAGTTCTCTGCTGCCGATTGTAAATTCGGATACAGGGAGAGTGTTTTTAAGCATGAACTGAAGAATCGCTTTTTTATCACCCATGTCACTTTTTGCCTGAGCAGGAATCCGCAATTAAATACTTCCTATGGAGCCATCGCACAGGAGTTACAGCATATGGGTATAACGGTGCCGGGGGTACGCGATGTCAGCAATGCCGTCATCAACATCAGGCGCAGCAAACTCCCGGATCCAAAAGTATTAGGTAATGCCGGCAGTTTCTTCAAAAATCCGGAAGTAGATCAGCAGGTATTTGATCAACTCAAAGCAGCCCATCCTAACGTTGTTGGCTATCCGACCCTTCCCGGAAAAGTAAAATTAGCAGCAGGCTGGCTCATCGAGCAATGCGGCTGGAAGGGCAAGGTAGTCGGACATACCGGCTCACACAAAGACCAGGCCCTGGTGCTGGTCAACTACGGAGAAGCCACCGGCAAGGAAATCTACGAACTCGCCCTGAAAATCCGCGACAGCGTCATCGAAAAATTCGGCGTCAGAATTGATCCGGAGGTGAATGTGTATTGA
- a CDS encoding replication-associated recombination protein A — protein sequence MNSGIPLAERMRPHKLEEVVGQSHLAGPNGVLRNLLHSGHLPSIIFWGPPGTGKTTLATILASEANLPMFSLSAISAGVKDVREVIAKAKESGRAVLFIDEIHRFNKSQQDSLLAAVEQGTLLLIGATTENPSFEVIRPLLSRCQVYILETLKEEELDLLVKTALEKDEQLKKRAVEVLEKSALYGLSGGDARKLLNLLELVINSTETDPVKITDAGVMKIAQQRIAVYDKGGEQHYDIISAFIKSIRGSDPNAALYWLARMVEGGEDPKFIARRLVILASEDIGNANPNALLLATACFNAVELIGYPECAIVLSQAVTYLASSAKSNASYIGLKSAQKAVRDYGDAPVPLHLRNAPTGLMKDLDYGKGYRYAHDFENNFAQQEYLPDRLKAMKFYEPGDNAREKELRKFLKERWKDKYNY from the coding sequence ATGAATTCCGGCATCCCTTTAGCGGAAAGGATGCGCCCACATAAACTCGAAGAGGTGGTGGGTCAATCTCATCTCGCCGGACCAAATGGTGTTTTAAGAAATTTATTGCATAGCGGACATTTACCCTCTATCATTTTTTGGGGACCTCCCGGTACAGGTAAAACTACACTGGCTACTATACTGGCTTCCGAAGCAAATTTGCCGATGTTCTCCCTGAGTGCGATCAGTGCCGGGGTGAAGGATGTCAGAGAAGTGATTGCGAAAGCGAAAGAGAGCGGAAGAGCAGTGTTGTTTATCGATGAGATCCATCGCTTTAATAAATCGCAACAGGATTCACTCCTCGCTGCAGTAGAACAGGGCACCTTGTTGCTCATTGGCGCCACGACAGAGAACCCTTCTTTTGAAGTCATTCGTCCCTTGCTCTCCCGTTGTCAGGTGTATATCCTTGAAACGTTGAAAGAGGAGGAATTGGATCTTCTCGTGAAAACGGCTTTGGAGAAAGATGAACAATTGAAGAAACGTGCGGTGGAAGTCCTTGAGAAGAGTGCGCTTTATGGTCTATCGGGTGGGGATGCCCGCAAATTGCTGAATCTACTCGAACTGGTAATTAATTCTACAGAGACTGATCCGGTAAAGATTACCGATGCCGGTGTGATGAAAATTGCGCAACAACGCATTGCTGTCTATGACAAGGGTGGTGAACAACATTACGATATTATTTCTGCCTTTATCAAATCCATCCGTGGCAGTGATCCCAATGCCGCATTGTATTGGCTGGCCAGAATGGTAGAGGGTGGAGAGGATCCTAAATTCATTGCACGTCGTTTGGTAATCCTGGCTTCTGAAGATATCGGCAACGCCAACCCCAATGCGTTATTACTTGCAACAGCTTGCTTCAATGCCGTGGAATTAATCGGCTATCCCGAATGTGCCATCGTGCTTTCACAGGCAGTGACTTATCTGGCTTCCTCAGCGAAGAGCAATGCCAGCTATATCGGACTCAAGAGTGCACAGAAGGCTGTACGAGATTATGGAGATGCACCGGTCCCCTTACATCTCCGCAACGCCCCCACAGGATTAATGAAAGACCTGGATTACGGTAAGGGATACCGTTATGCCCACGATTTCGAAAACAACTTCGCCCAACAGGAATATCTTCCCGACCGCCTCAAAGCCATGAAATTCTACGAACCCGGCGACAACGCCCGCGAAAAAGAACTCCGCAAATTCCTCAAGGAGCGCTGGAAAGACAAATATAATTACTAA